One Carbonactinospora thermoautotrophica DNA segment encodes these proteins:
- the dop gene encoding depupylase/deamidase Dop, giving the protein MSVWRVMGTETEFGIAVPGHPTANAMLTSSQVVNAYAAAMNQARRARWDFEEENPLRDARGFDLARELADASQLTDEDIGLANVILTNGARLYVDHAHPEYSTPETTNPRDAVIWDKAGERVMAEAARHASQLPGSQPIQLYKNNTDNKGASYGCHENYLMQRATPFADIVRHLTPFFVSRQVVCGAGRVGIGQDGRGEGFQISQRADFFEVEVGLETTLKRPIINTRDEPHADPEKYRRLHVIIGDANLSEISTYLKLGTTALVLSMIEDRFLTVDLSVEHPVRALHEVSHDPSLRYLVTLRSGRKLTAVQLQMEYLEQARKYCEDKYGTDVDEMTRDVLDRWESVLTRLENDPMSLARELDWVAKLSLLEGYRQRDGLDWSHPRLHLVDLQYSDVREDKGLYNRLVARGRIERLVTEEQVLRAMRVPPEDTRAYFRGRCLDKYAEEVAAASWDSVIFDLPGHESLQRVPTMEPLRGTRAHVKDLLDSSPTASDLVRKLTGGT; this is encoded by the coding sequence ATGAGTGTGTGGCGAGTGATGGGCACCGAGACCGAATTCGGGATCGCCGTACCCGGTCATCCGACGGCCAACGCGATGTTGACCTCCTCCCAGGTCGTCAACGCGTACGCGGCAGCGATGAACCAGGCCCGGCGCGCTCGCTGGGACTTCGAGGAGGAGAACCCGCTGCGGGACGCCCGCGGCTTCGACCTCGCCCGGGAGTTGGCCGACGCCAGCCAGTTGACCGACGAGGACATCGGTCTGGCTAACGTGATCCTCACCAACGGGGCGCGGCTGTACGTGGACCACGCGCACCCGGAGTACTCCACGCCGGAGACCACCAACCCGCGCGACGCGGTGATCTGGGACAAGGCGGGGGAGCGGGTCATGGCCGAGGCCGCGCGGCACGCTTCCCAACTGCCCGGCAGCCAGCCGATCCAGCTGTACAAGAACAACACCGACAACAAGGGCGCGTCCTACGGCTGCCACGAGAACTACCTGATGCAGCGCGCGACGCCCTTCGCCGACATCGTCCGCCATCTCACCCCGTTCTTCGTGTCCCGCCAGGTGGTGTGCGGGGCCGGCCGGGTCGGCATCGGCCAGGACGGCCGCGGCGAGGGCTTCCAGATCAGCCAGCGCGCGGACTTCTTCGAAGTCGAGGTTGGCCTGGAGACCACGCTGAAGCGGCCCATCATCAACACGCGCGACGAGCCGCACGCCGACCCGGAGAAGTACCGCCGGCTGCACGTGATCATCGGCGACGCGAACCTGTCGGAGATCTCGACGTACCTCAAGCTCGGCACCACCGCGCTGGTGCTGTCGATGATCGAGGACCGGTTCCTCACCGTGGATCTCTCCGTCGAGCACCCGGTCCGGGCCCTGCACGAGGTCTCCCACGACCCGTCGCTGCGCTACCTCGTCACGCTGCGCTCCGGCCGCAAGCTCACCGCCGTCCAGCTCCAGATGGAGTACCTGGAACAGGCCCGCAAGTACTGCGAGGACAAGTACGGGACGGACGTCGACGAGATGACCCGGGACGTCCTCGACCGGTGGGAGTCGGTGCTGACCCGGCTGGAGAACGACCCGATGAGTCTCGCCCGGGAGCTCGACTGGGTCGCGAAGCTGTCCCTGCTGGAGGGCTACCGGCAGCGGGACGGCCTGGACTGGAGCCACCCCCGGCTGCACCTGGTCGACCTGCAGTACTCCGACGTGCGCGAGGACAAGGGCCTGTACAACCGGTTGGTCGCGCGCGGCCGGATCGAACGCCTGGTCACCGAGGAGCAGGTGCTGCGCGCCATGCGGGTCCCGCCGGAGGACACCCGCGCCTACTTCCGGGGCCGCTGCCTGGACAAGTACGCCGAGGAGGTCGCGGCCGCGTCCTGGGACTCGGTCATCTTCGACCTGCCGGGGCATGAGTCCCTGCAGCGCGTCCCGACCATGGAGCCGCTGCGCGGCACCCGGGCGCATGTGAAGGACCTGCTCGACTCCAGCCCGACCGCGAGCGATCTGGTGCGCAAGCTCACGGGCGGGACCTGA
- the murQ gene encoding N-acetylmuramic acid 6-phosphate etherase: MTQGPVESASGAFAVRVDSPTEGRNPRTLDIDRLPTLEILRLINAEDAQVAPAVAGALPELARVVDLAVGALRRGGRVHYFGAGTSGRIGVLDAVELWPTFQLEPNRVIAHHAGGVGALYQAVEGVEDDPELGARDAAGVAAGDVAIGLTASGRTPYVAGALRVARERGAATVLVSANPRAPIAQQVDVCVAADTGPEVIAGSTRMKAGTAQKLILNAFSTAVMIRLGRTYSNLMVDLKATNTKLRGRLVTILVEATGAEEAACRRVLAQAGGDLKVALVSLLAGVPPDRAEVALAAADGVVRQALVEASRNG; encoded by the coding sequence ATGACCCAAGGACCGGTCGAGTCGGCGTCCGGCGCCTTCGCGGTGCGGGTCGACTCGCCGACGGAGGGCCGCAACCCGCGGACCCTGGACATCGACCGGCTGCCCACGCTGGAGATCCTGCGGCTGATCAACGCCGAGGACGCCCAGGTCGCGCCGGCCGTCGCCGGGGCGCTGCCCGAACTCGCCCGCGTGGTCGACCTGGCCGTCGGGGCCCTGCGTCGCGGCGGGCGCGTCCACTACTTCGGCGCCGGCACCTCCGGCCGGATCGGCGTCCTGGACGCCGTCGAGCTGTGGCCCACCTTCCAGCTCGAGCCGAACCGGGTGATCGCCCACCACGCGGGCGGCGTCGGCGCGCTTTACCAGGCGGTCGAGGGCGTGGAGGACGACCCGGAGCTCGGCGCCCGGGACGCCGCCGGGGTCGCGGCGGGCGACGTCGCGATCGGGCTCACCGCCAGCGGCCGTACCCCGTACGTCGCCGGGGCGCTGCGCGTGGCCCGGGAGCGCGGCGCCGCCACCGTGCTGGTGAGCGCCAACCCCCGCGCGCCGATCGCCCAGCAGGTGGACGTGTGCGTCGCGGCCGACACCGGACCGGAGGTGATCGCCGGGTCGACCCGGATGAAGGCCGGCACCGCCCAGAAGCTGATCCTCAACGCGTTCTCGACCGCGGTGATGATCAGGCTGGGCCGCACCTACTCGAACCTGATGGTCGACCTGAAGGCCACGAACACGAAGCTGCGCGGTCGGCTGGTCACGATCCTGGTCGAGGCGACCGGGGCCGAGGAGGCCGCCTGCCGCCGCGTCCTCGCCCAGGCCGGCGGCGACCTGAAGGTCGCGCTCGTCTCGCTGCTCGCCGGCGTGCCGCCCGACCGGGCCGAGGTCGCGCTGGCGGCGGCGGACGGCGTGGTACGGCAAGCCCTGGTGGAGGCCTCACGCAACGGTTAG
- a CDS encoding threonine/serine dehydratase — protein MITKTDVETAAGRIAGRVRTTPVLTVEPAAFGLPCPVTLKLELFQHTASFKPRGAFNRMLAAGVPGSGVIAASGGNHGLGVAYAARELGVPAEIFVPESTPPVKVARLHALGAQVTVTGAYYAEAYQASRRRAAETGALVIHAYDQPEVAAGQGTLGRELLQQMPDVETVVVAVGGGGLLAGVATAVAGRARVVAVEPEAIPTLHHALAAGGPVDVPVGGVAADSLGARRIGDIAYRVAVGTGVRSVLVPDEAIRRARRLLWDQCRVAAEPGGSCALAALLCGAYVPGPDERVAVVVCGGNADPADLTR, from the coding sequence GTGATTACGAAAACTGATGTGGAGACCGCGGCGGGCCGTATCGCCGGCCGGGTGCGCACCACGCCGGTGCTGACCGTGGAGCCGGCCGCGTTCGGGCTGCCCTGCCCGGTGACGCTCAAGCTCGAGCTGTTCCAGCACACGGCCTCGTTCAAGCCGCGCGGGGCCTTCAACCGCATGCTGGCGGCCGGGGTCCCCGGATCCGGCGTCATCGCGGCCTCCGGCGGCAACCACGGGCTCGGTGTCGCGTACGCGGCCCGCGAGTTGGGGGTTCCGGCCGAGATCTTCGTGCCGGAGTCCACCCCGCCCGTGAAGGTGGCCCGCCTGCACGCGCTCGGCGCCCAGGTCACCGTCACCGGCGCGTACTACGCGGAGGCGTACCAGGCCAGCCGGAGGCGGGCCGCCGAGACCGGGGCGCTGGTGATCCACGCGTACGACCAGCCGGAGGTGGCCGCCGGCCAGGGCACGCTCGGCCGAGAACTGCTCCAGCAGATGCCGGACGTGGAGACCGTGGTCGTCGCCGTGGGCGGCGGCGGGCTGCTGGCCGGCGTGGCGACCGCCGTGGCCGGCCGTGCCCGGGTGGTCGCCGTGGAGCCGGAGGCCATCCCCACCCTGCACCACGCGCTCGCCGCGGGTGGCCCGGTGGACGTCCCCGTAGGCGGCGTGGCGGCCGATTCGCTGGGCGCGCGGCGCATCGGGGACATCGCCTACCGGGTGGCGGTCGGCACCGGCGTACGCAGCGTCTTGGTGCCCGACGAGGCCATCCGGCGGGCGCGCCGGCTGCTTTGGGACCAGTGCCGGGTCGCGGCCGAGCCCGGCGGCTCGTGCGCCCTGGCCGCGCTCCTCTGCGGCGCCTACGTACCCGGTCCGGACGAGCGCGTGGCGGTCGTCGTCTGCGGCGGGAACGCCGACCCGGCGGACCTGACGCGCTGA
- a CDS encoding site-2 protease family protein, whose protein sequence is MSDSQRDPGHGNSQGDDGQRNAGSGLLIGRPFGIPVYVSPSWFIVAALITVAFEPAVREQLGSGAPFSYLVAFTFAVLLYASVLVHELSHSVVARCLGLPVRRISLYLLGGVSEIEREPRTPGQEFLVAFAGPLLSLVLGGCGILALQVVEGPGVGYLLLFELTFANLLVGGFNLVPGLPLDGGRVLRAAVWKLTGRSFTGTVVAAWVGRAAALVIIALPALAALAGRSPGLITLAWALLIGSFIWMGAAQAVRHARIRERLPLLRARTLTRRALPVSADLPLSEALRRAGEVGANAFVVVDHEDKPVAVVSGAAVAAVPPQRRPWVQVGHLARTLEPGMIISAELSGERLIAALRAVPATEYLVVEPTGEVFGVLAAADVERAFVKS, encoded by the coding sequence GTGAGTGATTCCCAGCGGGACCCGGGGCACGGGAACAGCCAGGGCGACGACGGCCAGCGGAACGCCGGGTCGGGGCTGCTGATCGGCCGGCCGTTCGGCATCCCGGTCTACGTGTCGCCGAGTTGGTTCATCGTGGCCGCGCTCATCACGGTCGCGTTCGAGCCGGCGGTCCGGGAGCAGCTCGGCAGCGGCGCGCCGTTCAGCTACCTCGTCGCGTTCACCTTCGCGGTCCTGCTGTACGCCTCGGTACTCGTCCACGAGCTCAGCCACTCGGTCGTCGCGCGGTGCCTGGGGCTGCCTGTGCGGCGTATCTCCCTGTACCTGCTCGGCGGGGTGTCCGAGATCGAGCGGGAGCCCCGCACACCCGGGCAGGAGTTCCTGGTCGCCTTCGCCGGGCCGCTGCTGTCCCTGGTGCTCGGCGGGTGCGGGATCCTCGCCCTCCAGGTGGTGGAGGGGCCCGGCGTCGGCTACCTGCTCCTGTTCGAGCTCACCTTCGCCAACCTGCTCGTCGGCGGCTTCAACCTCGTCCCCGGCCTCCCGCTGGACGGCGGCCGGGTGCTGCGCGCCGCCGTCTGGAAGCTCACCGGGCGGTCCTTCACGGGCACCGTCGTCGCCGCCTGGGTGGGACGCGCCGCCGCGCTGGTCATCATCGCCCTGCCCGCGCTGGCCGCGCTGGCCGGCCGCTCGCCCGGCCTGATCACGCTGGCCTGGGCCCTGCTCATCGGATCGTTCATCTGGATGGGCGCCGCCCAGGCCGTCCGGCACGCCCGCATCCGGGAGCGGCTGCCCCTGCTGCGCGCCCGCACCCTGACCCGTCGCGCCCTCCCGGTCTCCGCGGACCTGCCGCTGTCGGAGGCGCTGCGCCGGGCCGGCGAGGTCGGGGCGAACGCCTTCGTCGTGGTGGACCACGAGGACAAGCCCGTGGCCGTGGTCAGCGGGGCCGCGGTCGCGGCCGTCCCGCCGCAGCGCCGTCCCTGGGTGCAGGTCGGCCACCTCGCCCGCACGCTCGAACCTGGCATGATCATCTCCGCGGAGCTGAGCGGCGAGCGACTCATCGCCGCCCTGCGCGCCGTGCCTGCCACCGAGTACCTCGTCGTGGAACCGACCGGGGAGGTGTTCGGCGTGCTCGCCGCCGCCGACGTGGAGCGGGCGTTCGTCAAGAGCTGA
- a CDS encoding carbohydrate ABC transporter permease has product MVQARVLTARRQAGDAARRGGAGARPGWPVLAAFLAPAFGLYTLFIVYPMLSALQYSFFRWRGTAQAGFAGFANYQDLFTVHGEQLGRAFWHNCLIFAGAMLVQNTLGLLFAVLLHRNRFGRRFFQTAYTLPYLINPLVIGLLWKLLLSDYFGVNVVLREAGLGGLALNWLGRPELALPVEIAIFTWAWVGIPMLLFGAALAGIPEEYGEAARVDGASSWQVFRHVTLPLLTPAIGLVSVITFVDTFNLFGLAFGLGGENGDPAYGTDVLGLLFYRMAWRADGEVNAIGPSSALAVLMFVFVFGVSLLTLRILRKREERLS; this is encoded by the coding sequence ATGGTTCAGGCCCGGGTCCTGACCGCGCGGCGTCAGGCGGGGGACGCCGCCCGGCGCGGGGGCGCGGGCGCCCGCCCCGGCTGGCCGGTCCTCGCCGCCTTCCTGGCCCCGGCCTTCGGGCTGTACACGCTGTTCATCGTCTACCCGATGCTCAGCGCGCTGCAGTACAGCTTCTTCCGCTGGCGCGGCACCGCGCAGGCCGGGTTCGCCGGGTTCGCCAACTACCAGGACCTGTTCACCGTGCACGGTGAACAGCTCGGCCGGGCGTTCTGGCACAACTGCCTGATCTTCGCCGGCGCCATGCTCGTGCAGAACACCCTCGGCCTGCTGTTCGCCGTGCTGCTGCACCGCAACCGGTTCGGCCGGCGGTTCTTCCAGACCGCGTACACCCTGCCGTACCTGATCAACCCGCTGGTCATCGGCCTGCTCTGGAAGCTGCTGCTCAGCGACTACTTCGGGGTCAACGTGGTGCTGCGCGAGGCCGGCCTGGGCGGGCTCGCCCTGAACTGGCTCGGCCGCCCCGAGCTGGCCCTGCCGGTGGAGATCGCGATCTTCACCTGGGCCTGGGTGGGCATTCCCATGCTGCTGTTCGGCGCGGCCCTCGCCGGCATCCCGGAGGAGTACGGGGAGGCCGCGCGGGTGGACGGCGCGTCGAGCTGGCAGGTGTTCCGCCACGTCACGCTGCCGCTGCTGACCCCGGCGATCGGCCTGGTCAGCGTGATCACGTTCGTGGACACGTTCAACCTGTTCGGCCTGGCCTTCGGGCTCGGCGGCGAGAACGGCGATCCGGCGTACGGCACCGACGTCCTCGGCCTGCTCTTCTACCGGATGGCCTGGCGGGCGGACGGCGAGGTCAACGCGATCGGACCATCCAGCGCGCTCGCGGTGCTCATGTTCGTGTTCGTCTTCGGCGTCTCGCTGCTCACCCTGCGGATACTGCGCAAGCGCGAGGAGCGGCTGTCTTGA
- the arc gene encoding proteasome ATPase, with product MPAHDDDDTRTARHALESDDLAAQVAFLEQEVTNLRRKLAESPRQVRMLEERLVELQSHLASVTAHNERLVATLKQARDQIVALKEEIDRLAQPPSGFGVFLQANDDGTVDIFTGGRKLRVNVSPDIDTSALQRGQEVMLNEALNVVAAMDFERIGDVVMLKEVLEDRERALVIGNTDEEKIVYLAEPLRGQTLRAGDSLLLEPRSGYVYERIPKAEVEELILEEVPDIRYEDIGGLARQIEQIRDAIELPYLHPDLFKEHKLRPPKGVLLYGPPGCGKTLIAKAVANSLAKKVAEATGQQGKSYFLNIKGPELLNKYVGETERHIRLVFQRAREKASEGMPVVVFFDEMDSLFRTRGSGVSSDVENTIVPQLLSEIDGVEGLENVIVIGASNREDMIDPAILRPGRLDVKIKIERPDAEAAKDIFSKYITPDLPLHPEDLAEHGGNREATVQAMIQRVTERMYAETEENRFLEVTYANGDKEILYFKDFNSGAMIQNIVDRAKKMAIKDYLETGQKGLRVQHLLNACVDEFKENEDLPNTTNPDDWARISGKKGERIVYIRTLVSGKQGTEAGRSIDTVANTGQYL from the coding sequence GTGCCGGCCCACGACGACGATGACACCCGAACCGCGCGGCACGCGCTGGAGTCCGATGACCTCGCCGCCCAGGTGGCTTTCCTGGAGCAGGAGGTCACCAATTTGCGCCGCAAGCTGGCTGAGTCACCTCGGCAAGTCCGGATGTTGGAAGAGCGCCTCGTCGAGCTTCAGAGCCACCTGGCGAGCGTGACCGCACACAACGAACGGCTGGTCGCCACGCTCAAGCAAGCCCGCGACCAGATCGTGGCGCTGAAGGAGGAGATCGACCGGTTGGCCCAGCCGCCGTCCGGTTTCGGTGTCTTCCTGCAGGCCAACGACGACGGGACAGTGGACATCTTCACAGGTGGCCGCAAGCTTCGCGTCAACGTGAGCCCTGACATCGACACCTCCGCGTTGCAGCGCGGCCAGGAAGTCATGCTGAACGAAGCGCTCAACGTCGTCGCGGCGATGGATTTCGAGCGCATCGGCGACGTCGTGATGCTCAAGGAGGTGCTCGAGGACAGGGAGCGCGCGCTCGTCATCGGCAACACCGATGAAGAGAAGATCGTGTACCTCGCCGAGCCGCTGCGCGGCCAGACGCTCCGCGCCGGCGACTCGCTCCTGCTGGAGCCCCGTTCCGGCTACGTGTACGAGCGGATCCCGAAGGCCGAGGTCGAGGAGCTGATCCTCGAGGAGGTCCCGGACATCCGCTACGAGGACATCGGTGGCCTGGCCCGCCAGATCGAGCAGATCCGCGACGCGATCGAGCTGCCGTACCTGCACCCGGACCTGTTCAAGGAGCACAAGCTGCGACCGCCCAAGGGCGTGCTCCTGTACGGCCCGCCCGGATGCGGCAAGACGCTGATCGCCAAGGCGGTGGCCAACTCGCTGGCGAAGAAGGTCGCCGAGGCGACCGGGCAGCAGGGCAAGAGCTACTTCCTGAACATCAAGGGCCCTGAGCTGCTCAACAAGTACGTCGGTGAGACCGAGCGGCACATCCGGCTGGTCTTCCAGCGGGCCCGGGAGAAGGCGTCTGAGGGCATGCCGGTCGTGGTGTTCTTCGACGAGATGGACTCGCTGTTCCGCACCCGCGGCTCCGGCGTCTCCAGCGACGTCGAGAACACGATCGTGCCGCAGCTGCTGAGCGAGATCGACGGCGTCGAGGGGTTGGAGAACGTCATCGTCATCGGCGCCTCCAACCGTGAGGACATGATCGACCCGGCGATCCTGCGTCCCGGGCGGCTCGACGTGAAGATCAAGATCGAGCGGCCGGACGCCGAGGCGGCCAAGGACATCTTCTCGAAGTACATCACCCCGGACCTGCCGCTCCACCCCGAAGACCTGGCCGAGCACGGCGGCAACCGTGAGGCCACGGTCCAGGCGATGATCCAGCGGGTCACCGAGCGGATGTACGCCGAGACCGAGGAGAACCGCTTCCTGGAGGTCACCTACGCCAATGGGGACAAGGAGATCCTGTACTTCAAGGACTTCAACTCCGGCGCGATGATCCAGAACATCGTCGACCGGGCGAAGAAGATGGCGATCAAGGACTACCTGGAGACCGGCCAGAAGGGTCTGCGGGTCCAGCATCTGCTCAACGCCTGCGTCGATGAGTTCAAGGAGAACGAGGACCTGCCCAACACCACCAACCCGGACGACTGGGCCAGGATCTCGGGCAAGAAGGGCGAGCGGATCGTCTACATCCGCACCCTGGTCTCCGGCAAGCAGGGGACCGAGGCGGGGAGGTCCATCGACACGGTGGCCAACACCGGCCAGTACCTGTAG
- a CDS encoding carbohydrate ABC transporter permease, translating into MLTQTRPVPAPAPPLAAPRRRLAPVAAQALLWAYAMVALAPLALMLLNSLRTTGDIAREPVALPVPPVLESYAQAWSQASFGRYFWNSLLVTVCAVLLGTAVSVLAAYPLGRYAFPGSRLLAAYFIAGLMLPIRLSVVPIFYLLDALGLNNSLLGLILLYAASGVPFSVFVLTAFFRQLPAELAESARIDGAGEFRIFGQIMLPLIRPAVATVVIFQFVPLWKEFLFPLVLMTDKSKWTIPVGLSSFFGEYGTQYGPMYAGLVIATVPLVVLFLLATKQVVAGLTAGMSR; encoded by the coding sequence GTGCTGACCCAGACCCGGCCGGTACCCGCCCCGGCGCCGCCCCTCGCGGCGCCGCGCCGCCGGCTCGCCCCGGTCGCGGCGCAGGCGCTGCTGTGGGCGTACGCGATGGTGGCGCTCGCGCCGTTGGCGCTCATGCTGCTCAACTCGCTGCGCACCACCGGCGACATCGCCCGGGAGCCGGTCGCGCTGCCCGTCCCGCCCGTTCTGGAGTCGTACGCCCAGGCGTGGTCGCAGGCGTCCTTCGGCCGGTACTTCTGGAACTCCCTGCTCGTCACCGTGTGCGCGGTCCTGCTCGGCACCGCGGTGTCCGTGCTGGCCGCCTACCCGCTCGGCCGGTACGCGTTCCCCGGCAGCCGGCTCCTCGCCGCGTACTTCATCGCCGGGCTCATGCTGCCGATCCGGCTCAGCGTGGTGCCGATCTTCTACCTGCTCGACGCGCTCGGGCTGAACAACTCCCTGCTCGGGCTGATCCTGCTGTACGCGGCGAGCGGGGTCCCGTTCTCGGTGTTCGTGCTCACCGCCTTCTTCCGGCAGCTGCCCGCCGAGCTGGCCGAGTCCGCGCGGATCGACGGGGCGGGGGAGTTCCGGATCTTCGGGCAGATCATGCTGCCGCTGATCCGGCCGGCCGTCGCCACCGTGGTGATCTTCCAGTTCGTGCCGCTGTGGAAAGAGTTCCTGTTCCCGCTCGTGCTCATGACCGACAAGAGCAAGTGGACGATCCCGGTGGGGCTGTCGAGCTTCTTCGGCGAGTACGGCACCCAGTACGGCCCCATGTACGCGGGTCTGGTGATCGCCACGGTCCCGCTCGTGGTGCTGTTCCTGCTCGCCACCAAGCAGGTCGTGGCCGGGCTCACCGCTGGCATGTCGCGCTGA
- a CDS encoding tRNA (adenine-N1)-methyltransferase, with translation MSEPTGAAHRRGPFQIGDRVQLTDPKGRNYRITLQEGKIFHTHKGQIAHDEIIGRPEGIVVRSSSGVEYLAMRPLLADYVVSMPRGAAVIYPKDAAQIIGMADVFPGARVVEAGVGSGALTCWLLQAVGDQGMVHSYERRADFAEIARRNVETFFHGPHPAWRLTIGDFAESLTDTEVDRVILDMLAPWECLEAAAKALIPGGVVCCYVATTTQLARTVETLRSQGSFTEPVAWESMVRTWHVEGLAVRPDHRMIGHTGFLVMSRRLAEGVTPPTRKRRPAKGAYPEDAKGIYPEETQDAAE, from the coding sequence ATGTCCGAACCGACCGGCGCAGCACACCGGCGCGGGCCGTTCCAGATCGGGGATCGGGTCCAGCTGACCGACCCCAAGGGCCGCAACTACCGGATCACCCTCCAGGAAGGGAAGATCTTCCACACCCACAAGGGCCAGATCGCCCACGACGAGATCATCGGCCGGCCCGAGGGGATCGTGGTCCGCTCCAGCAGCGGGGTCGAGTACCTGGCCATGCGCCCGCTCCTCGCCGACTACGTGGTCTCGATGCCGCGCGGCGCGGCCGTGATCTACCCCAAGGACGCCGCGCAGATCATCGGCATGGCCGACGTCTTCCCCGGCGCCCGCGTGGTCGAGGCGGGGGTCGGCTCGGGCGCCCTCACCTGCTGGCTGCTCCAGGCCGTCGGCGATCAAGGTATGGTCCACTCCTATGAACGGCGCGCGGACTTCGCCGAGATCGCCCGGCGCAACGTGGAGACCTTCTTCCACGGGCCGCACCCGGCCTGGCGGCTGACCATCGGCGACTTCGCCGAGTCACTCACCGACACCGAGGTGGACCGAGTCATCCTCGACATGCTCGCCCCGTGGGAGTGCCTGGAAGCGGCCGCCAAGGCGCTCATCCCCGGCGGCGTGGTCTGCTGCTACGTGGCCACCACCACCCAGCTCGCACGGACCGTGGAGACCTTGCGCAGCCAGGGGAGTTTCACCGAACCGGTCGCGTGGGAATCGATGGTCCGCACCTGGCACGTGGAGGGCCTGGCCGTGCGGCCCGACCACCGGATGATCGGCCACACCGGCTTCCTGGTCATGTCCCGCCGGCTCGCCGAGGGGGTCACCCCGCCGACGCGCAAGCGTCGCCCGGCCAAGGGGGCATACCCCGAGGACGCCAAGGGCATATACCCCGAGGAAACGCAGGACGCGGCTGAGTGA
- a CDS encoding ferredoxin, producing MAEPLKVWIDQNLCTGDGLCAQYAPDVFELDIDGLAYVKGPDGELRQQHCASVPVPPDLVLNVIDSAKECPGECIHVVREPDGVEIAGPNAEE from the coding sequence ATGGCCGAACCCCTGAAGGTCTGGATCGACCAGAACCTGTGCACCGGGGATGGGCTGTGCGCGCAGTACGCCCCTGACGTGTTTGAGCTGGATATCGACGGTCTCGCGTACGTCAAGGGCCCTGACGGCGAGCTGCGGCAGCAGCACTGCGCGAGCGTGCCGGTACCGCCGGACCTGGTACTGAACGTGATCGACTCGGCCAAGGAGTGCCCGGGCGAGTGCATCCACGTGGTACGCGAACCCGACGGTGTGGAGATCGCGGGACCGAACGCCGAGGAGTGA
- a CDS encoding ABC transporter substrate-binding protein: MTRLRAWRVSTRVAGVLLGALSLAACAPSTGDSAAGGHSAKVKLTVWSWRVEDVAAYQKIFDAYEEKHPGVTVEFQTFKSTEYETKLGTGLGQQGGPDVAQVKSYGKLQPFIEAGQLAPLDGKVPGLEKFDKTVLDGARGKKDGKIYGVPFAVQTLQVFYNKELFARHGIQPPATWDQMLAAAGKLEQAGVIPFSVSGKELWVLPIVHEVFGAARYGGRDFEQAVLSGRKTFTDPDYVASLDLVKQLQPYFPENVTGVSYAESQLLFTSGRAAMFPGGAYELGFFQSQAPDLDIGVFEVPPPPGARVQHPLTPGYADGSYAVSAKSAHPREALELVRWMATPEFGQLFSDKLKQISPVPGVTAEDPLVRQMAGNYAERGSTYLMLVHFRYGRPVGTDVAGAAVQAMLLGRATGQQAGQRIATELGKWFRPGS, from the coding sequence ATGACACGACTGCGGGCCTGGCGGGTGTCCACCCGGGTCGCCGGCGTGCTTCTCGGCGCCCTGAGTCTCGCCGCGTGCGCTCCGTCCACCGGCGACAGCGCGGCTGGCGGCCACTCGGCCAAGGTCAAGCTGACCGTGTGGTCCTGGCGCGTGGAGGACGTCGCCGCCTACCAGAAGATCTTCGACGCGTACGAGGAGAAGCATCCGGGCGTCACCGTCGAGTTCCAGACGTTCAAGAGCACCGAGTACGAGACCAAGCTCGGCACCGGGCTCGGCCAGCAGGGCGGCCCGGACGTCGCGCAGGTGAAGTCGTACGGCAAGCTCCAGCCGTTCATCGAGGCCGGCCAGCTCGCGCCGCTGGATGGCAAGGTGCCCGGCCTGGAGAAGTTCGACAAGACCGTCCTCGACGGGGCTCGCGGCAAGAAGGACGGCAAGATCTACGGGGTGCCGTTCGCGGTCCAGACCCTCCAGGTCTTCTACAACAAGGAACTGTTCGCCCGGCACGGCATCCAGCCGCCTGCCACCTGGGACCAGATGCTCGCCGCCGCCGGGAAGCTCGAGCAGGCGGGCGTCATCCCGTTCTCGGTGTCCGGTAAGGAGCTGTGGGTGCTGCCGATCGTGCACGAGGTGTTCGGCGCCGCCCGGTACGGTGGCCGGGATTTTGAGCAGGCGGTGCTTTCTGGCCGCAAGACCTTCACCGACCCCGACTACGTCGCCTCGCTCGACCTGGTCAAGCAGCTCCAGCCGTACTTCCCGGAGAACGTGACCGGCGTCTCCTACGCCGAGTCGCAGCTGCTGTTCACCTCGGGTCGGGCCGCCATGTTCCCCGGCGGCGCCTACGAGCTGGGCTTCTTCCAGTCCCAGGCGCCCGACCTGGACATCGGCGTCTTCGAGGTCCCCCCGCCGCCCGGCGCGAGGGTCCAGCACCCGTTGACCCCCGGCTACGCCGACGGCTCGTACGCGGTCAGCGCGAAGTCCGCGCACCCGCGGGAAGCGCTGGAGCTGGTGCGCTGGATGGCCACCCCGGAGTTCGGCCAGCTGTTCAGCGACAAGCTCAAGCAGATCTCCCCGGTCCCCGGCGTCACCGCCGAGGACCCGCTGGTGCGGCAGATGGCCGGCAACTACGCTGAGCGCGGCAGCACGTACCTGATGCTGGTCCACTTCCGGTACGGCCGGCCGGTCGGCACCGACGTGGCGGGGGCCGCCGTCCAGGCGATGCTGCTCGGCCGCGCGACCGGGCAGCAGGCCGGCCAGCGGATCGCCACGGAGCTCGGCAAATGGTTCAGGCCCGGGTCCTGA